CCTCGGTCCGACTCGAGGGCGTTCCGATCGGCAGCCCGGAGCCGAGTTCCCCGTCGATGCCGAGGAGGCGTGCGAACCGGCGGCGTTCGGCGGCGTGTCTATCGAGACTCATGCCGTCGAAAAACGGCAATATCCGTTGTAGTAATGCATGTCATTTATCGTGGAAACGGCTGATTACGTTCGTGAAACAATCCCGCCGCACTCGGGCGATTACCTGCCTGTAACGGTCCCATTCAATAGTCAACGACCGTGACAGACTGCGCGACAGCGTAACACCCTTTTCGCTCACCGCCGTTCGAAGGAACGATGACCGATCTTCCCGATCCCGTCGCCCGCGAACTCGAGTCCCACGACGCATTCGTCCCGCGCGAGGACGGCGCCGGATACGACCTCGAGACGACCGTCTTCGACGCCACCGTCACCGCCGACGACGCCGAGGGGAAACGGGACGGCGAGTTTCACATCACCGTCACCCTCCCGACGCTCGACGCCGCCGTCGCCGACGAGACCGTCGCCTCGGTCGTCGAGGACGGCTGGTTTGAAACCCTAGAGCGCCGTCTCGAGGACACCTTCACAGTGGCCCACACGAGCACCCACGAGGGCCCCGCCGTCGACCGCAGCGCCGCCACTGTTACCGTCACACTCGAGTACATCGCCTGGGACGCCGCAGAGGGCGTCGAAGACGCCAAGGCCCTCATCGAGTTCGTCGAGGGGACGTTCGCCCAGGGGATCATCCCCGGCTACGAGTACCAGGGCGCGGCCGCGACGCTGCTCGAGAACGCCCAGAACCGCGGCCAGCAGGCCGCAGACAGTAATGATGGGAGCAGCGGCGGAATGCCCCTATAGAACGAAGTTTTGCGCTGCGTGCGGTCGCGTAGGACCACACTCGGCAAAAATTCGATTAAAAGCACTCCTCCCTCCGTTTCGGCCTCTTCGAGGCCTCCACATCGGTCGTCGGCCCGCTCGCTCGGCCTTCGGCCTCGCTCGCGGTCAATGACAGGGGGACGGCCTGCCCTTCCCCGGGTCGCGCGACTCTCACATCTGCTCGAGTCGCGCTTCCGGCCATCTTCGTAGTTTGGGAACTTCGAACGAACGATCGGGATGATACCCGGAGACCATTTCACCGGCGTAGCATCAGCGAGCGAGCGGTTCGAAGAACCCGAGCGATGCTGTTCACCGAGCGCTTCGCGCTCGGGCCGACGACTGACATGGAACGAACGAAGTGAGTGAAATGGAAGGAGGAGTGCTTTTCATCCAAGTTTTGCCGAGGGCCAGCTTGCTGGCCCGCAGCGCAAAAGTTGGGTTCTAGTCCATTGCGATGTACGTCTGGGTGTTCTCGACGCCGTCGATACCCTGGATCTTGGTGGCCGCGATTTCCTTTACGGCGGCGGGAGTTTCGACCTGCGCTTTGGCGATGATGTCGACGTCGCCGGCGACGATGTAGGCCGACTGAACGCCGTCGATCGTCTCGATGCTGTCTTGGAGTCGATCCGCCTCGCCCGTGTTCGCCTTGATCATGATGAATGCCGTAACCATCAGTTGACACCTCCGGTATCAGTCTCCGACGACAGGTCCGTCGCCGCGGAACTCGAGCCCGTCCCCGCGTTCGTGGCCGCCTGGGCCGCCGATTCGCCGACCAGGAGCTGGCGGACCTCGCTCAGGACGTCGAAGTCCGCGAGGACGATGAGCCGGTCGCCGTCCTCGAGCGAGAGGTCCGCGTCGGGGAGCCCGAGGTCCCGGCCGCGCTTGCCGAACGCGAGGACGGTCGCGTCGGCGGGGAGTTGCAGTTCGCTGATCGTGTAGCCGTTGACGGGGGCCGCGTCGGTGATCGTGAGTTCGACGACCTGCAGGTGGGGGGCGATGTCCGCGATCGCGCGGATCGTGCCGCCCAGCAGGGCGTTTTTCGCGCCGATCGCGCCGAGGCGCTCCGGGTAGATCACCTCGTCGACCTGATCGGCGTACTTGCGGTAGATCCCCTCGCGGTAGGCCTCGTCGATGCGCATGATCGTCCGACAGTCGTAGTGTTTGGCGATCATGCAGGCAGTGAAGTTGACGTTCAGATCGCCCGTCAGCGCGCCCAACGCGTCGGCGTCGCGGATGCCGGCGTCCTCGAGGATGTCCTCACGAGAGCCGTCGCCCTCGACGACGGGGAACTCCTGGTCGCGAGCGCGGCGAACTCTCGCCTCGTCGCGTTCGATCATCGTTACCTCGTGGCCCTCGTCGCGCAAGACGCGCGCCGTGCGCAGGCCGACCCGTCCTGCCCCGATAATCACGAACCGCATGAACAGGGGTACGCTCGCCCCCGTGAATAAGTTTGTCCCCGAGTACCATGGTAGTTGTTCGATAGCCGCAACCGCGGGACTACGCGTTCGTCACTCTGGCTCGGGCAATCGACCGCGGCGAGCGATGGTCGGAGACGGCACGCCCCCGTACGGAAACGGGCTGTCGTCCTGCCGGGTTCGAGTCGCCGTCGCGCGGCTCGGCCGCTCGTCTCACCCCATCGCGATGTACGTTTTCGTGTCGCTGACGCCGCCGAGTCCCTGAACGCTCGAGGAAACGGTCTCGAGAACATCGTAGACCTCCTGGCCGTCGACCTCCGCGATGATGTCGTAGTTGCCGGCGACGATGTGGGCGTCGATCACCGACTCGAGGCCCCTGATCTCCGCGAGTAGCCCCTCGGACTCTCCGGCGGCCGTCTTCACCATGATGAACGCGTGGACCATCGATAGTGTGGTACTCTATGGCACGACTAAAGCCTTTGCCCGACGCCGACTCGAGCTTCCTTTGCACCCGATGGACGGCGAACGCGCGGTCGGCGCCGGAGATGAAGACGCAATGACGGGAGGCAGCCGCCGTCGCTCGATTCGCACCTCCGAATCGGGAGCTTCAAGCGGGGTCGGTCGAGAGTCAGGGACGTCAACCGTGTTCGGTCAGGTTCTCCACAGCGACGGCGTCGTTGGACTGCCCGCTCAGACCGGCGGGCTCGGGGTGACGCCCGAGATGGTGGTCGTGTTCGGGATCATTCTACTTGCGCTCGTCCTCTTCGTTACCGAACTGCTGCCGATCGACGTGACCGCGATCCTCGTCATGGTGCTGTTGATGGTACTCGGCGCCGATGGCGTGGTGAACTTCACGCAGATCTCGACCGCGGAGGGAACCTCCGGGTTCTCGAACTCGGCGACGATCACCGTGCTGGCGATGTTGATCCTCAGTTCGGGGATCAGCCGCACCGGCGTCGTCCAGATCGTCGGTCGGAAGATGTCGGCGTTCGCGGGTGAGGATCTCGACAAACAACTGCTCGCGACGATCGGCGTCAGTGGTCCTATCTCCGGGTTCATCAACAACACACCGGTCGTCGCCATCCTCGTCCCGGTCGTCTCGGACATCGCTCACAAGGGGAAGACGTCGCCCTCGAAACTCCTGATTCCGCTCTCCTACGCGTCGATGTTCGGCGGGATGCTCACCCTCATCGGGACCTCGACGAACATCCTCGCGAGCGACGTCTCCGCGCGCCTGCTCGACCACCCGTTCTCGATGTTCGAGTTCACCAAGCTCGGCATTATCGTGCTGCTCGTCGGCAGCGCCTATCTCATGACCGTCGGCCACCGACTGTTGCCCGAGCGCGTCCCCGTCGAGGAGGACTACGTTCAGGAGTACGCGATCGAGGAGTACCTGACCGAGGTCGTCGTCAACGACGACTCGCCGATTGTCGGGACGACCGTCGAGGAAGCCATCGATCACGTCGAGTTCGACGCCGACATCCTGCAGGTCGTCCGCAACGACGAGGAGTTCATCGAACCCATCGGCCAGAAGACGATCCGAGCCGGCGATCTGCTCCGGTTGCGCGCCGACCGCGACACCGTCCGGCAGTTCGTCGACCGGGAGACGCTCACACTCTCGGGCAGCCCCGAGACCGCCGCCGAGTTAGAGCCCGACGAAGTACCGGATCGGACCCTCGTCGAAGTGGTCGTCCCGCGCGGCTCGTTTCTCGTCGGCGAGTCCCTCGAGAGTTCGACGTTTCGACAGCGCTACGACGCGACCGTTCTGGCGTTCCGCAGTCGGGGCGAGACGGTTCGCGAGGACATGGACGAGCGCCGGATCCGCGTCGGCGACACGCTGCTGGTCCAGGCGGCGCCGGACAGCGTCGATCGTCTCTCGAAGAACGACGACTTCATCGTCGCACACGAACCCGAGGAACCGGACTACCGGAGCGAGAAGATCCCGCACGCGGTCGCGATCATGGCCGGCGTCGTCGGCTTCGTCGCCGTTCCCTGGGGGGCGGTCGGCGCCGCCCTCGCCGGCGCAACCGGCGTCGCGGCGTTCGAGGTGATGTCGGCCCTTTCGCTCCCGATTCTCGTGACCGCGCTCGCGGGCGTCGTGGCGATGGTCGCGACGGGCGTCCTCAAGCCGACCGAGATCTACGACGCCGTCGAGTGGGACGTGATCTTCCTGCTCGCCGGCATCATCCCCCTCGGGATGGCCTTAGAGCAAACCGGGGGTGCGGATCTGCTCGGGAGTCTCGTCGCCGCGACGGGCGCCTATCTGCCGGTTCTCGGCGTCCTCTGGGTGTTCTACCTCGCGACCGGGCTCATAACGGGGGTCATCTCCAACAACGCGAGCGTCGTGTTGATGCTTCCCGTCGCCGTCGAGACCGCGAATCAGATCGGTGCGAACCCCTTCGCGTTCGTACTCGCGGTGACCTTCGCGGCCTCGACGGCGTTTCTCACGCCCGTCGGCTACCAGACGAATCTCTTCGTCTACGGTCCGGGCGGCTACAAGTTCACCGACTTCGTCCGCGTCGGCGCGCCGCTGCAGTTGCTGCTCTCGGTGGTGACGGTGCTCGGCATCGAATTCTTCTGGGGCGTCGCCTGATGCGGGCTCGTCCGGTTCCGGACCGACTGATACGGCCGGAACCGCTGGCTTAGAGCGACTCG
Above is a genomic segment from Haloterrigena salifodinae containing:
- a CDS encoding DUF5813 family protein, yielding MTDLPDPVARELESHDAFVPREDGAGYDLETTVFDATVTADDAEGKRDGEFHITVTLPTLDAAVADETVASVVEDGWFETLERRLEDTFTVAHTSTHEGPAVDRSAATVTVTLEYIAWDAAEGVEDAKALIEFVEGTFAQGIIPGYEYQGAAATLLENAQNRGQQAADSNDGSSGGMPL
- a CDS encoding Lrp/AsnC family transcriptional regulator, which gives rise to MVTAFIMIKANTGEADRLQDSIETIDGVQSAYIVAGDVDIIAKAQVETPAAVKEIAATKIQGIDGVENTQTYIAMD
- a CDS encoding potassium channel family protein, with protein sequence MRFVIIGAGRVGLRTARVLRDEGHEVTMIERDEARVRRARDQEFPVVEGDGSREDILEDAGIRDADALGALTGDLNVNFTACMIAKHYDCRTIMRIDEAYREGIYRKYADQVDEVIYPERLGAIGAKNALLGGTIRAIADIAPHLQVVELTITDAAPVNGYTISELQLPADATVLAFGKRGRDLGLPDADLSLEDGDRLIVLADFDVLSEVRQLLVGESAAQAATNAGTGSSSAATDLSSETDTGGVN
- a CDS encoding Lrp/AsnC family transcriptional regulator; the encoded protein is MVHAFIMVKTAAGESEGLLAEIRGLESVIDAHIVAGNYDIIAEVDGQEVYDVLETVSSSVQGLGGVSDTKTYIAMG
- a CDS encoding SLC13 family permease — protein: MVVVFGIILLALVLFVTELLPIDVTAILVMVLLMVLGADGVVNFTQISTAEGTSGFSNSATITVLAMLILSSGISRTGVVQIVGRKMSAFAGEDLDKQLLATIGVSGPISGFINNTPVVAILVPVVSDIAHKGKTSPSKLLIPLSYASMFGGMLTLIGTSTNILASDVSARLLDHPFSMFEFTKLGIIVLLVGSAYLMTVGHRLLPERVPVEEDYVQEYAIEEYLTEVVVNDDSPIVGTTVEEAIDHVEFDADILQVVRNDEEFIEPIGQKTIRAGDLLRLRADRDTVRQFVDRETLTLSGSPETAAELEPDEVPDRTLVEVVVPRGSFLVGESLESSTFRQRYDATVLAFRSRGETVREDMDERRIRVGDTLLVQAAPDSVDRLSKNDDFIVAHEPEEPDYRSEKIPHAVAIMAGVVGFVAVPWGAVGAALAGATGVAAFEVMSALSLPILVTALAGVVAMVATGVLKPTEIYDAVEWDVIFLLAGIIPLGMALEQTGGADLLGSLVAATGAYLPVLGVLWVFYLATGLITGVISNNASVVLMLPVAVETANQIGANPFAFVLAVTFAASTAFLTPVGYQTNLFVYGPGGYKFTDFVRVGAPLQLLLSVVTVLGIEFFWGVA